The nucleotide sequence GTACTGCTCGGTGACAGCGGCATACTCTGTACTCCCGGATATTTTCCAACGATTTAGAAGAGGATACCCGCAGGTTCACCTCAAATTACAGACCGGTGATGCAGCCGCTGCCCTGCCCCGACTGCAGAACCGAGAAACTGACATCGTCATCGCCGCCTTACCGGAAAAACTGCCCGGGCGAATAATTTTTTTGGAGCTAACTGAAACACCGCTCGTCTTTATTGCCCCGACAGATTATCCAGGTACCGTTTGTCACAGTACAAACAGCGAGCAAGAGATTGACTGGCTGCAAACCCCGTTTATCATGCCAGATACCGGACTGAGTAGACGACGTGTTGATCAATGGTTTGCTGAAAAAAAAATTACCCCGCATATATATGCTGAGGTTGCCGGAAACGAAGCGATTATCGCTATGGTGAGTTTGGGGTGCGGGATTGGGGTTGTGCCCCTGCTTGTCCTTGACAAAAGCCCTGTAAGAAAGCAGATAAAAATCCTTGCCTGCTCTCCTCCACTTG is from Candidatus Electrothrix sp. GW3-4 and encodes:
- the ilvY gene encoding HTH-type transcriptional activator IlvY — its product is MDIQTLRLFTHLAKGLHFGRTSRACNISPSALTRTIQRLEAELGEQLFFRDNRSVSLTQAGEYFRAYAEDVLQRREQLQLQFASNRELKGSVSLYCSVTAAYSVLPDIFQRFRRGYPQVHLKLQTGDAAAALPRLQNRETDIVIAALPEKLPGRIIFLELTETPLVFIAPTDYPGTVCHSTNSEQEIDWLQTPFIMPDTGLSRRRVDQWFAEKKITPHIYAEVAGNEAIIAMVSLGCGIGVVPLLVLDKSPVRKQIKILACSPPLVPFSIAVCTIDKKIRSPQVQAFWNIATSIENAYKKGPTPHMKNGVSKN